The Acidobacteriota bacterium genome segment CCGCCAGATCCAGGAAGCTGGCGGCCACGTCCGCAAGGGCGAGAAGGGCACCCCCATCATGTACGTCGAGTGGCGGCAGCGGCGTACCGCCCGCGACGAGAGCGGCAACCCGGTGCTCGACGACGAAGGCCGCAAGAAGCTCGAATGGGTCCAGCGCGACCGGCCGCTCGTCAAGGTCCAGTACGTCTTCAACATGGAGCAGACCGAGGGCCTCAAGCTCCGCTCGCTCCAGGCCGCGGGGCCGGAGTGGGAGGGGCACGAGCGCGCCGAGGCGCTCATCCGCGGCAGCGGCGTCCGGGTCGACCACGTGGCCGGCGACCGCGCCTACTACAGCATGAAGGACGACCGTGTGGTGCTGCCCGAGCGGGGCCAGTTCGCGTCGCAGTCGGCCTACACGCACACGGCGCTGCACGAGCTGGGACACGCGACCGGACACCCGGAACGCCTGAACCGGCCCACCCTGGTAAAGCACGGCGGCTTCGGCTCGGAAGCCTACGCACGCGAGGAGCTGCGGGCCGAGATCGCCGCGATGATGACCGGCGAGCGGCTCGGCGTCGGCCACGAGCCGCGGCACGGCACGGCGTACGTCGCCTCCTGGATCAAGGCGCTGGAGAACGACCCGAAGGAGATCCGGTCCGCAGCTGTCGATGCGCAGCGCATCTCCGACTGGCTGATCACCCGTGAACGCGAGCGTAGCCAAAGCAACGACAAGGCGCAGCCCGACCGGCGCGACGACGGAGCAGGCCGGAGGATCGAGCGTGATCCAGAACGGCCGCCCACCGAGCCCGACCCACCCCGTGTCTCACAGCCTCGGCCGTCAACGGCACCGCGCGACGCGGACCGCCCGACCCCCGCGTTCAAGCCCGATTGGGAGATTCCGAATCGCGGCACAACCAGCGGACCGAGCCGTTGACCTTGGAAGATGCGGCGCGCTCGCACCGGGCGCGCCGCGCCGCCCCCCTTCCAGGTGCGGCGAAGCCGTCCCTCGTCGAGCCCCCGCGTCCGCCCGCGCCATTGTCATTCCCCCCGACGGGGGGAATGACAATTTCTCGACTTCGCGTTATCATCGAGATTTAATCAAACACTACCTGATGCCTCTGCTGACCTCATCATCGCCTCCGGGCGGGAGAGACCGACGAAGGAGGAGTCGCCCTGCTGCTGACGAGGGTGTACCGATGGAGCGCGGCAACCGCGCTCGGGATGCTCCTGCCCGCGGCGCGCGGCCGGCCAACGGCTTCCAGCGGGCGGAGGACCGAACCTTCTGCGCGTTCCACCTCGCGACCGGCGAGCAGTTGTTCCGCCACGCGGCCCCGCGACCCATCCGGTCGAGCCGGATGACCGATGAGGTCAACGGCAAACAGTACGTGACGGTGATCGCGACAACACGGTGCTGACCTTCCCACTTTCGGAGTAGCTGTGTGAACACAATCGACTCTACGACAGAAGGAGTGAGTGACCCGATGCCGAGGAAGTATGCCCCCATGCGTGAACGACGGTTTCGCGGCCTGCTTTCATTGCCCGGCGTCGCCCTTCTCGTGTTCCTGTGCGCTCTGGCTGGGGGAATGGCGAAAGTTGAAGCGCGACCACCTCAAGTCGCTGCCCAAGATGTCGCCGGACAGGAAGCGTGTGTCGGCAACCTCACGGAGAGCGACGTCTTTTCGGTTGGCGAAGTGCGTACTTCCATCTTGTCTCCCGCAGACTTTTCCGAACTGAACGGACCGGAATGGGTGCTAATGGATGGTCGCCCTCTGGCGGTACAGACTGCTCTCTCTCCACATCTGTCGGAAACGGATGAAAGAGGCCTGTTGCTTATCCCCGATGCACGTGGACGTTTTCTGCGGATGGTGAACAACAACGCATGCGCGCTGCTTCACGCCGATGCGGAAGCGCATCGCGCCTGCTTCGCCCGCCACGACCCAGACGGTGATCGCCTGAGCGGTTCATACCAACCAGATGCGCTGAGTATTCACACGCACACGCATGAAAACGCCGATCTCCAACTCGGTGGTATGGACGCCGTGGTTGTGCGGCCTGGAAACCGCCTCGAGGTCGGGTATGTTTCGGGCTTTGCGACGGACTCTACTCCAGACATATCCTCCGGTCCGCAGATGCAGACGGGCTCCACTGGAGACAGGGAAACACGTCCAAAGAACATCGGCGTGAACTATTTTGTTAAGATCTGCCTTTGCAGATCGGCTGTGTGCAAGTAGAAGTGGCTCCCGCTTGGTGTTGAGAACCATCTTTTCTAGCCCAGGAGCAGCCTCCGATGGTGACCAGCTCTGCCCGTTCACGCCGCCGTTTTCGACGGCTCCACAGCAAGAGTTTGTGCCTGTTCCTGGGTCTTGTCACGCTCGTCACGATAGCCCTTCCCGCCGACCTACTGGCCAGCGACTTGGCCATGAGGCGGCTCGCCGCAGAGGAAGCGCCGCCGCAGACGGTCGACCAAGCGCGGTCGCTCGCAGATCGGGCGTCGACCTATGCGACTCGCTGGCGCGATCAGATTGCCGCACTGAACACGTTGACTGGTACTCTTGTGGGCGCTGGTACGATGACCGGCGTACGCTACGCTCTGGTGTCCGCCGCCGTGGCCACGGGCGTTGTTCCGGGTGGCCAGCCGGTGGCGCTTGCTCTCAGTACCGTAGCTGCTGCCTTGACCGCTTTTGGCGTGAAGAACGCCCTTGACGAAGCGTTCGAGAGAGACGTCCGTCATGTATTGGTCAGGTCCCATCTCGACGGTGACGAGTTTTTCGAGGCGGTCGCCCAATCGGAACCCGGCAGCTCGGAACGCGCGGGCTTGGTGGTGTCGGCTATAGACCGGCTGGGACTGGACGATACCGATTTGACCAATGAAGATAGAGGTGCCTTGGCGGCGTATCGCTATAGGTTCGGCGAGTACGTATTCGGTGCAGATCTGGAGTCCGATGGAATGCTTGGGGACATCGGCGCCATGGACGAAAGTGAACTTCGCGACCAACTTGACGCGGTAAGGGCCGACCTGGAAACCACGGTGCGGGTCGGCAGAGAGATCGAGAATCGGTTACAGGCCTTGCAGGAAGTAGCGGTCGCGGTAAATGAACTGACGAACACGGTGAATGAGGGAAACGAAGCGATTCAGGAGAAGCTAGACGACGGCGCTAGAAGGGACGAAATTACGCAACAACTGATCTACCAGTCCCTGCCGGTTTCGGCGCGGATAGAGGTTCTGGCGAACCAGGAGTTCTTGCCAAGCCTGAGTTCGGACGACCGAAGCACCGAGCTGGAGAGGCTGAAAGAGCTGCAGAGGGCTGAACAGTTGCGGGGCTGGGCCGAAGATACCTATACCATCGCATCGTCCGGAATCAATATATTGTCAACGCTCGCTGTAATAGACGAAGACGAGGCGGGCACGGCAACGAATATTGTAACGCTGGGTACATCCGCGGCGATTACAGTGGCCAGCTTCTATGCGGGAAACGTTCCTGGGATCGTGACCGGGATTTCGACGATGGTAAGTAGCGCAGCCAGCCTGCTCGGCGGCGGAGAGACGCGGGACGCGGAGGACCGCCTCGCGACGGCGCTGCTGGAAGGGCAGCGGGAGTTGCTCCTGGGACAACACCGATTGATGAATGCGATCCGTACTGTCCACGCAGAAGTATTGGCAAACCGTCGGGAACTGACTGGAGCGATTGCCGGGTTGAACAGGGATGTGGCGGCGGGATTTTTGCAAGTACAAGGCTCCCTGCGGGATGTGCGGGCGACGCTGGCTCCGTTCCCGGATATCATAGTCGATGCCTCACCATTGCGGGATCGTTTGAATCGATGTCAGGATTTTCTCGCCAGAAGGGACAGGGCCATTTATGGAGGATTCGTCTCGGTGAACGATGTGCCGTCCGTCGTGCGATTTCCGGTCGGCGAGTTCGAGACGTGGGATGGACTGAGAGCGCACTACGAGAATGAGGACAACAGTAGGGACTGGAGAGGTTGCTGGGAAGGGATACGATCCGTATTCGCTCACCGGCAGATAGCCGATCGAGTGGCTGACCTGTACTTGGTCGCGCGACGCACAAGTGCGCGCGGCGGACCGATGTTGACGGACTACATCGAACCTGGGGTGGTGCCGCTTGTGGCGTTGACAGCGCGGCACTACCGGATGGCGAATTGGGAAGCGGGTGCGATGCAGACGTTCTGCGCGCTACTGAACTCGCCGCTGGCGTACAGCCGAATTGGGTTTCGCGGGCATCTTCATCCCGGAGATACACTGTGTGCGGGAGACGGGTCGGTCACTCCTCTGCAGGCGCTGCAGGAGGGCGACTTCACAGTGAGCGAGTGGCTATTGGATCCGGATGTGGTGCTGTATACGACATACTTGATGATGGACATCATGCCGTACTACCAGATGGTGGATGCGAATACAGGCGCGCTGGCGGAGGCCGAAGACATTGCATATGGTGGCGTGCGCAAGCCCAGAGAATCGGAACTCGAAGTCCTGGAGACGGCGTATCGGCTCGTGAGTTTGGCGATTGCGCAGCAGACGTTGCTGTCGGGCGATGTATTCTTGCCCGTGATACACGGTTATTTGTTTGGTTCGGGAGCAGCTCCTGGTGAGCGTGAGAAGGTGATCAGGATCCTGGAACACAATCCGGTCCTTGCCCATAACTACTTGGCGATGCAATTGAGGCGTGAGCTGGTGTTGCAGGGTAGCTTTGTGGATGCCATGGCTCGATATAGGACGGTTTTTGAGGACCTATCGACAGAAAACACGGAAGGAGTTGGCGCAACGTACGAAGAACTGTTCGCATCGACGTGGGAGTTTGCGGAGGAGGGAAATTGGGTCATCTTGAGGTATGAAGGCGTGCGAGGGGAGAAACACGAGACGCGGATTTCGATGCCGAGGCCGGAGTCGATCCAAGGGCAACGTTACATGATTTCGCCCGAATACGCCGACTTGATAGCATTGAGGGTTAAGTTGATTGACTATGCGTTCAGGAGTGACCTCGACATATTTGGTGGGCGGGCACTGGTCCAGGGAGATGGCTTCATGTGGCACTGAAGGACGTACGAGTCATGGCGTGGGGCCGGACCTGTGGCGGGGGCGGAAATGGCGAGTATCCGCGACCGGAGGTGGCCCCGCGGTTGCGCCGAATAGGAACTATAGCTGCACTGAGTGCTTCGGGCGTGCGCAGTCTTTGAGCCGACCCGGACCATGTTCGCATCGGTCAGCAGCCCGCGGAAGTGGCAAGCGGCGAGTCGGGGTCGTCGGCGTGGCGCGGATGGGACAGAAGGCATCATTGGCAGCCGGGTGGTAGGGCGTTGGTGGTGAGCTACGTTGTGAAGCGGGAGCGGGCTTCTGGCTTTGCCGGTGGTACGTTTCAAGCGGTCACGGGAGACGGCACGGACGCCACGGTTGGGCAGCTTCAGCACGTGGCGCCCGCTGCTCAGGGGGGTGGCGGAGCCGAAGTCCTTCCCGAAGGGATGCCTAATGCCTGGAGCGACCCGGCCCGGCAGGTGTGACGGAGGAACACCAGTTGGGCCGGCAAACCGTCAGGTTTGCGGGGTCGCTCCCGGTCCTATTCCGACCCGTTACGCGTACCAGTCTTCGCCTTGTGGGTGCGCGGTTGGGTCGGAGAAGCCGGGCGGTTTCGACGCGGAGATTGTGATCGGGAGTGTGAACAGGGTGTGATCGCGCGGCCGAGTCTGATCACAGCTCCGCACGGGCTCATGCGTAGCCACATTTTGCTTTCGGGGCTCTGGTGGTCGTCATGACGCTGGGGAGCGATCTCCGACCAGCGTTCTGCCTGTGCTCTCTGCCCGTGGTTGTTGGGGGCGTGAGGCCCAACGTCCGCTTTCCGGAAGAGAGGCAACGTGATTGGCGAGATGCACCTCCCGGCCGTCCAGACTGGCATATCATGCGACGGGCCGTGATGCTTCTGAGGCGGCCCGGATACCGCTTCCAAACGGATCGCCCAGGAGTTGCGCGCGCTCCGCCCGACTCGTCGACGTGCGGCGTTGCGCCGGCCGCTCGCCAGCTCCATGCGGCGACCACTTGATGAGCGTGAGGCAGTCCAGTAGACTCTGGCGCACGTGGCTCGGGAG includes the following:
- a CDS encoding DUF1738 domain-containing protein, with amino-acid sequence MAKARERADEYHAQFAERIIQALKEGAAPWQKPWKPGERILPHNFQSGRDYRGGNALYLALNGLERGYADPRWGGYRQIQEAGGHVRKGEKGTPIMYVEWRQRRTARDESGNPVLDDEGRKKLEWVQRDRPLVKVQYVFNMEQTEGLKLRSLQAAGPEWEGHERAEALIRGSGVRVDHVAGDRAYYSMKDDRVVLPERGQFASQSAYTHTALHELGHATGHPERLNRPTLVKHGGFGSEAYAREELRAEIAAMMTGERLGVGHEPRHGTAYVASWIKALENDPKEIRSAAVDAQRISDWLITRERERSQSNDKAQPDRRDDGAGRRIERDPERPPTEPDPPRVSQPRPSTAPRDADRPTPAFKPDWEIPNRGTTSGPSR